From the Cydia pomonella isolate Wapato2018A chromosome 11, ilCydPomo1, whole genome shotgun sequence genome, one window contains:
- the LOC133522717 gene encoding lipoma-preferred partner homolog, with protein MNTLDKQLADLRIYANELDAKLQDDINAAKMKPSIPPKKNKVPQPQIPQSCMVKSACEPSYSSRLEYGSRTSSTYSNLVPVKSCIVRNTARVKSGDVFLYSNLLPPGGTNHVYSNIPMQRNAESIYGDRDARSEVSRISDVGAQSNYSELRRPGSAYPPSSASVNAQDFSTYGGSQTSSTYESLYEPINPRPCSQLSGTSLYGGYVGTAPEPTPELDDELYCGNCFRCGGKIMGETTGCTAMERIYHIKCFCCHQCGINLQGRPFYAVQGKALCERDYLATLEKCCVCGDPILDRMLRATGKPYHPRCFTCVACHKSLDGIPFTVDAVNRIHCIEDFHKRYAPRCARCREPIVPEGGAEETVRIVALDKSFHIACYSCEDCGSSLCSRQEGRGCYPLDDHLYCRECNAKRIQDLSRNIN; from the exons atgaATACCCTGGATAAACAGTTAGCAGACTTAAGGATCTACGCGAACGAATTGGACGCAAAACTGCAGGACGACATAAATGCTGCCAAAATGAAACCTTCCATTCCACCCAAAAAAAATAAGGTGCCGCAGCCGCAAATACCTCAGAGTTGTATGGTGAAGTCGGCTTGCGAGCCTTCCTACTCATCGAGACTAGAGTATGGAAGCCGTACGAGCTCAACCTACTCTAATCTAGTGCCCGTAAAGAGCTGTATCGTGAGGAATACAGCGCGAGTGAAGAGCGGCGATGTGTTCCTATACAGCAATTTGTTGCCTCCGGGCGGAACCAATCACGTCTACTCGAACATTCCGATGCAGCGGAACGCCGAGAGCATATACGGCGACAGAGACGCGAGGTCTGAGGTTTCAAGAATAAGCGATGTTGGTGCACAATCGAATTATAGCGAGTTACGGCGCCCCGGTTCTGCCTACCCTCCGTCCTCAGCTTCAGTAAACGCACAAGACTTTTCCACGTATGGTGGCTCGCAAACTTCGTCAACATATGAATCTCTATATGAACCAATTAATCCCAGACCATGTAGCCAGTTGTCTGGGACATCGTTATATGGTGGTTACGTTGGGACAGCACCGGAGCCAACACCAGAGCTAGATGATGAGTTGTACTGTGGTAACTGCTTCCGGTGCGGAGGCAAGATCATGGGAGAGACTACTGGCTGCACTGCCATGGAGAGGATATACCACATAAaatgcttctgttgccatcagtgTGGTATCAATTTACAG GGTCGACCATTCTACGCCGTCCAAGGCAAGGCTCTTTGCGAGCGCGACTACCTGGCTACTCTAGAGAAGTGCTGCGTCTGTGGTGACCCTATCCTCGACCGCATGCTTCGGGCCACGGGCAAGCCGTACCACCCGCGCTGTTTTACCTGTGTGGCGTGTCATAAGAGTCTTGACGGGATCCCCTTTACGGTGGACGCTGTTAACCGCATACACTGTATAGAGGACTTCCATAAAAG GTACGCGCCTCGCTGCGCGCGCTGCCGCGAGCCGATCGTGCCTGAAGGCGGCGCCGAGGAAACCGTCCGCATCGTCGCTCTAGACAAGAGCTTTCACATCGCCTGCTACTCCTGCGAAGACTGTGGATCTTCATTATGCTCTCGACAAGAGGGTAGGGGTTGCTACCCACTCGATGATCACCTGTACTGTCGAGAGTGCAATGCTAAGCGCATACAAGACCTGTCGCGGAATATCAACTAG